GCTGCTCCGTCTTCGGCTCGCCCGACGAGCTGCGGGGCAATCGCGCGGATCCCGAACTGCTGCGGGACATCACCCCCGGCGTCTCCAGCAAGGCGGACATCACGGCGCTCCTCGGCTCGCCGAGCGCCACCTCCACCTTCGACGGGAGCGAGTGGTACTACATCAGCGCCACCACCCGCCTCCGCCCCGCCCGCACCCCCGGCCTCGACAACCAGCGCGTGGTCGTCGTCCGCTTCAACGAGCGCGACATCGTCCAGGCCGTGGAGCAGAAGGGCGAGCGCGACATGCGCGACATCGCCATGTCCGAGCGCACCACGCCCGTCCCCGGCAATGAGCGCTCTCTCCTGCAGGCGCTGTTCGGCAACATTGGCCGCTTCGGTCCGGCGCCCACCCAGCCGGAGGGTCCGGGGGTGGGGTCGGGCGCCCGGTAGGGCGACGCTTCCGCCCGCGCTGGCCTACCTCGATCGCCCCAGCGTCTCGGTCGCAGGGTCGATCGGATCGCTCCCCTAATGCTGCACGGGCGGGACCGGCCCTGGTCCGCCAGCGCGTCAGATCCCGCAGCGGTGCCCCGGCCAGGCCTCAGGCCGGGCGCGCCGGGCGGGCGATTCGCCACAAGGCGAAGAGCAGCGCCGGCAGCACCAGCAGGTTCAGCACCCCCCAGCCCCCGGCCGCGTGCAGCAGGCCGGAACCGAAGGCGGTGCAGGCCACCGTGCCGAACACGATAAAATCGTTCGCCATCTGGGCCCGCACCCGCTCCGCCGGGCTGTGCGCCTCCGCCAGCAGGGTGGTGGCGCCGGTGAACATGAGGTTCCAGCCCAGCCCGAGCGCCATCAGCGCCAGGATGAAATGGGAGAACTCCTTCCCCATCAGCGCCAGCCCCACGCAGGCCGCGTTCAGCACCACCCCCGCCAGGATCACCGGCCGCGTCCCGAACCGCCCGATGAGCCGCCCGGTGAAGAAGCCCGGGGCGAACATGCAGATGGCGTGGAACTGGATGACGGTGGAGCTCTCCGTCACCCCGAAGCCGCAATGCATCATCTCCAGCGGGGTGGAGGTCATCAGCAGGTTCATCACCCCGTAGGCCACCGCCCCCGTCAGGGCCGCGGTGAGGAAGGCGGGGCGGGAGACGATCTCCAGGATCGGCGTGGCCGCCCCGGCGCTGCGCGGCGGGGCCGGCGGCAGCTCCACGATCCGCAGCAGGGCCATGCAGGTGAGCGGCGCCAGCGCCAGGATGAGATAGGTGCCGAGGAAGAGGGCCGGCGCAAGCAGGTCCTTGCTGTTCTTCACCAGCTCCGGCCCCAGCGCCGCGGCCAGCACGCCGCCCGCCATCACCAGGGCGATTGCGCGGGGCCGGTAGGCGGGGGTGGCCACCTCGGCCGCGGCGAAGCGGTAGTGCTGGGCGATGCCGAAGCCCAGCCCCGCCGGCAGCGCGCCGAGGCAGTAGATCAAGAAGCTGCCCTGCCAGACCCCGAGGGCGAAGGTGAGGCTCCCCAGCAGGCTGCCCATGGCCCCGAGCACGAAGCCGGGCTTGCGCCCGAGCCGGGCGAAGACAAGCCCGGCGGGGATGGAGGCCGCCATGGTGGCCGCCATCTGGATCGCCATGGGCAGGGTGGCGAGGGACTTGTCCTCCACCAGGCTGTAGCCGATCAGCGCGCCCATGGCGGCCTGCCCGACGACGGCGGAGTTCATCAGCGCCTGGCAGAAGAAGAGAAGCCGTACGTTGCGGCGCATCGCCGCGTCACTCGCCTGGCCCGCCATGGTCACTGACATCAGAAGTGGCTCCATCCCTCCCGCGGGAGACTCACGGCCCACCCTTCCGGCCCGAGCACCGTGACGCTTGCGTGACCATCCGTGAAGCGCCCTATGCGCGTGACGGGTGTGCCCGAGGCGCGGGCGGCGGCCTCCACACGCCCCGCATCCGCCGGATCGGCGGCGAAGAGCAGCTCGTAATCGTCGCCGCCCGCGGCGAGGCGGGCGCGCAGGCCCGGATCCCCGGCCGCGAGGGCGGCGGCAGGTGGGGAGAGCGGCAGGGCGGCCAACTCCAGCACCGCCCGCACCCCGCCGGCGCGGCAGAGATGGCCGAGGTCCTGCGCCAACCCGTCCGAGACGTCCATCGCCGCCCGCGCGACGCCCCGGAGGGCCTTCCCGAGCGCGAGGCGAGGCTCCGGCAGGCGGTAGCGGCGGGCCAGGTGGCCCTCCGGGTCGCCGGCGGCCCGCCCCTGCAGCACCGCCAGCCCCAGCGCCCCGTCCCCGATCGTGCCGGAGACCCAGAGGTCGTCCCCCGCCCGTGCCCCGGCCCGCCGCAGCGCCTGGCCGGGCGGCACGGTGCCGAGGATGGTGAGGGAGAGGCAGGCCGGGCCAGGGATGGAGACGGTATCGCCCCCCAGCACATGGACCCCGAACTCGCGCTGGTCCTCCGCCAGCCCGGCGGCGAAGCCCGCCAGCCATTCCGGCGCGGTGCCGTGCGGCAGGGCCGTGGTCATGAGGTAGGCGAGCGGCTCCGCCCCCATGGCGGCGAGGTCCGACAGGTTCACCCGCAGCAGCTTGCGCCCCACCGTCTCAGGCGGGTCGTCCGGCAGGTAGTGGACCCCCTCCACCATGGCATCGGCCGCCAGCACAAGCTCCCGCCCCGGCGGCGGGGCGAGGAGGGCGGCGTCGTCCTGGAGGTCCAGCGCCCCCTCCCCCGCCAGCCCGCGGAAATGGCGGGCGATGAGGGCGAACTCGGGGGGCAGCGACACGGGCTTCAGGCCCCCGGGGCGGGCTTCGCCTGGAACTCGTCCCCGCGCATCTGCCGGGCGAGCGCGTCCAGCACGCCGTTGGCGAAACGCGGCTCTTCGCCGTCAAAGAAGCCGTGGGCGATGTCCATGTACTCGTTGATCACCACCCGGGCGGGGGTGTCGGCCGCGCCCCAGAACTCGGTGGCGGCCGCGCGCAGCAGCGCGCGCAGGACCGGGTCCAGCCGGTCCAGCGTCCAGTTGCCGGAGAGGTGGGAGGCGATGGCGGCGTCGATCGTCTCCGCGTCCTTTGCGGCGGCGCGAACGATCCTGCTGAACAGCGGCACGTCCGCCTGGGGCACGCGCCCGTCCTCGAAACCGGCGTCGGACCCCAGCGTGCCGATCCGGTGGCGCACGAACTGGTCGATCACCGTCTCCGCGCTCTCCCCGCCCGCCTCGGACTGGAACAGGGCCTGCACGGCGGCGACGCGGGCGCCCGTGCGGGGGCGCCCGGCCTTGGCGGGCTTGCCGCCGGGCTTGGCGTTGCGCTTCTGGGCCTGGCCCGTGGTCTCGTTCATTCGGTGCTCTCCGCCAGCCGCCGGACGAGGGCGACCTGGCCGATCATGGCGTTCGCCGCCTCCACGCCCTTGTTGTGGCGGTCGGGGGAGGAACGCGCGATCGCCTGCTCTATCGTGTGCACGGTGAGGAGACCGAAGCCGATCGGGGCCATGGTCTCCACCGAG
This genomic window from Pararoseomonas sp. SCSIO 73927 contains:
- a CDS encoding outer membrane protein assembly factor BamE, producing the protein MTPPVNPQATRRRPGRAALALAVLLAAPLGGCSVFGSPDELRGNRADPELLRDITPGVSSKADITALLGSPSATSTFDGSEWYYISATTRLRPARTPGLDNQRVVVVRFNERDIVQAVEQKGERDMRDIAMSERTTPVPGNERSLLQALFGNIGRFGPAPTQPEGPGVGSGAR
- a CDS encoding MFS transporter, with the translated sequence MSVTMAGQASDAAMRRNVRLLFFCQALMNSAVVGQAAMGALIGYSLVEDKSLATLPMAIQMAATMAASIPAGLVFARLGRKPGFVLGAMGSLLGSLTFALGVWQGSFLIYCLGALPAGLGFGIAQHYRFAAAEVATPAYRPRAIALVMAGGVLAAALGPELVKNSKDLLAPALFLGTYLILALAPLTCMALLRIVELPPAPPRSAGAATPILEIVSRPAFLTAALTGAVAYGVMNLLMTSTPLEMMHCGFGVTESSTVIQFHAICMFAPGFFTGRLIGRFGTRPVILAGVVLNAACVGLALMGKEFSHFILALMALGLGWNLMFTGATTLLAEAHSPAERVRAQMANDFIVFGTVACTAFGSGLLHAAGGWGVLNLLVLPALLFALWRIARPARPA
- the thiL gene encoding thiamine-phosphate kinase yields the protein MSLPPEFALIARHFRGLAGEGALDLQDDAALLAPPPGRELVLAADAMVEGVHYLPDDPPETVGRKLLRVNLSDLAAMGAEPLAYLMTTALPHGTAPEWLAGFAAGLAEDQREFGVHVLGGDTVSIPGPACLSLTILGTVPPGQALRRAGARAGDDLWVSGTIGDGALGLAVLQGRAAGDPEGHLARRYRLPEPRLALGKALRGVARAAMDVSDGLAQDLGHLCRAGGVRAVLELAALPLSPPAAALAAGDPGLRARLAAGGDDYELLFAADPADAGRVEAAARASGTPVTRIGRFTDGHASVTVLGPEGWAVSLPREGWSHF
- the nusB gene encoding transcription antitermination factor NusB; this encodes MNETTGQAQKRNAKPGGKPAKAGRPRTGARVAAVQALFQSEAGGESAETVIDQFVRHRIGTLGSDAGFEDGRVPQADVPLFSRIVRAAAKDAETIDAAIASHLSGNWTLDRLDPVLRALLRAAATEFWGAADTPARVVINEYMDIAHGFFDGEEPRFANGVLDALARQMRGDEFQAKPAPGA